AGCTCCTAATTTGGCATCCAGGGAAGGATTGGCCTTCAATTCCTTTTCCAGCTGTGCTTCAACTAACTGCAGACGTTCCTGCCAGATTTCCTTCAGCATTTTATTTCTCCTCTATGACCAGTTCTTCTTCTGCTATTTCTCCCTGATTTTCCTGCACCATAAGGTCCATGGCCTTCTCGGCCCGATCCAGGGCTTTCAGGCAGGACTGGGATAGGGTAACTCCTTCGGAATAGGCTGCCATCAGATCCTTGAGGCTCATATCGCCCTTTTCCATAGCCTCTACAATCTCTTCCAACCGGGAGAGGGATTCCTCAAAGGGCAATTCTT
This genomic interval from Selenomonas sp. AB3002 contains the following:
- the xseB gene encoding exodeoxyribonuclease VII small subunit codes for the protein MPRKKELPFEESLSRLEEIVEAMEKGDMSLKDLMAAYSEGVTLSQSCLKALDRAEKAMDLMVQENQGEIAEEELVIEEK